Part of the Rhodothermus bifroesti genome, ATCCCAAAACCGCCGATCATTGCTGGCTTTTCGCCCGTGCGTTCGATCAGAAACCCTGCCGGAATCGAAAAAAAGCCATAGGCAGCAAAAAAAGCAAACGGTAGCAGGGCCGCCAACCGCAAACTCAGTCCAAAGTCGTCGATGATCTCGGGGATAAGCGGCCCTATGATGTTGGTAAGGAATGAAATCACAAAAAACGTCAGCAAAATCAGGCCGACAAGCGCAGAGCTTCGGGGCATAGCAGTGCGATTAATGAACGTCGAAGGGCTCGGAGATGCCGTCGTGGTGGCTGTATTCCAGTTCTGAAGCCGCTTCTGCGTCCAAAAGCACGTGGGCAAAGCGGTGCAGTTGCACAATAGTAGCCGGGACCATAGCAGAAATAGGACCCTCCAGCATGGCGCGCACAGCACGTGCTTTGGCCTTGCCACTAGCCAAAAGCAAGAGCTTTCGGGCTTCCATGATGGTTCCGATGCCCATCGTAATTGCATAACGGGGTACTGCTTCTAGGCTGCCAAAAAAGCGCGCATTGGCCTGAATCGTTGCCCGCGACAGCGTCTTGATACGCGTGCGTGAACCTAGTGAAGACCCTGGTTCGTTGAAGGCTAGGTGTCCGTTAGGACCGATGCCTAGGATTTGTAAGTCGATGCCCCCGGCACGGCGGATTTGCTCTTCGTACCACTCGCAGTGAAACTCAATATCATCCACCATGCCATTAGGAATGTGCACATTAGAGGGGTTGATGTTGATGTGTTTAAAGAGGTTTTCCCACATGAAGTAGTGGTAGCTCTGCGGGTGGCTGGGGGGCAGGCCGACATACTCGTCTAGGTTAAAGGTGACCACTTTGGCAAAGTCCAGCTCTCCGCGCTGGTAGCCTTCGACAAGGCGCTGATAAAGCCCTAAAGGGGTACTTCCTGTAGCAAAGCCTAAGACACAATTGGGCTTGCGGCGCAGTTCGGTGGCCACAATTTCATAAGCGCGGTTGCTGAGCGCTTCGTAGTTCGGGAAGATTTCGACCAACATGGTGCGGTAAGACCTCGGGTTTAAGCTACATACAATCTCCATTGATTTCGCGCTGATAGGCAAGGCATGTTCTTTTATGGGAGCGTTCCCAAAATCAAGGCCTTTGAGAAGGTGATCGGTCTTATCTTGGAGAAACCGTTAGCGGGTCTTTCTGGTGCTATATTCACTTAGGAGAAGTTTGTCTGTTGGTCATGGTAAATCCTGTTGTTTTTGAAAGTATGCGCCGCTTGGCGCATGACCTGCGCCGCATTCGGGAAAAGCGTCGGCGTTCGCTGCAAGCAGTGCATAACGAGACTAAGATTGCCCTAGAGCTACTGCAGCATTTTGAGCGCACGGCGCTTTATGACCATGAGCGGTACAATCCTGTTTACTTACGCTCGTTTGCGCGAACCTATGCATCAGCGCTCGGTATTGATCCTGCGCAGGTGCTTGAGGCGCTGGAGCTCGCGCAGGAAGGGCTGTATCGTAACCAGTTGGCGGTGCAATACTTAGGGGAAGCGCCGCTTCCAGAAGAGGGGGGAACTATGCCGGAAGAAATTACGGCTATTACCCCAGAACGGCCTGCAGAGGTTGAAGAAGAAGCTTCTAGGACATCAGAGACCCCGGCGTTGCCACTTAGCGTAGGTCCTGGGGGATTAGAGCGGCTGGAGCGCCGGTCGCAGTGGCGTATAGGAGTGGTCATCGTGTTGCTACTGGCGGTAGTGATTGGCTTTTTGTGGTGGTGGTTACGTCCGTTGCCTGCGCCAGAGCCGCTTCCGTTGCCATCACCGGCTGTTGTGCCGGTGGATACTGGTAGGGCGGTATTGGTTCCGGAGACAACCGCTGCGGTGGCGTCTGCGCTGCGATGGGTGTTAGGAGATACGATTATCGCTTCCGTTATTGCAGCTTTCGACAAGGTAGATCCAATTCGCATCCGCGTCGACAATGACCTACGCAGGCCATACTGGATTGAACAAGGGGATACGCTACAGCTAAGCTTTACGCAGCGCATCATTTTAGAAGAACAGCTTAACGATATTCAACTGCTGTTGGATGGCCACCCTTACCCAACGGATCGTCGGGATCTTCAAGGAAGGCTGGTGATCACGCGGGAGGGGTTACAAGCATACCTGGACTCATTAGCGCGATAAAGCATCCTATGGCCACTTCTATGCCTACGCTGTTCGATACGTCTGAGGCCCAGTTGATGGAAGCCACACAGGCGCTACTTCGGGCTGTGCGCAGTGGCTTGCCGGAGCAGCTTAGTTTGCGAGAAGCAACGGAGCTAGCAGCCCGCTTGCGTGCTGTGTTGCAGCAGCATGCGTATCGGTACTATGTACTTGACCGTCCGCTGATTCCTGATGCCGAATACGATGTGCTTTGGGCCGCGCTTGAGCGTCTGGAAGCCCGTTTCCCAGAGCTGGTGACGCCTGACTCGCCCACCCAGCGTGTGGGTGGACCACCCCTGGAGCGGTTTGAAAAGGTGCGCCATCCTGAGCCGCTGCTTTCGCTGAACAATGCTTTTCGTGAGGAAGACGTGCGGGCTTGGTACGAACGCTGTTGCCGCATGCTCGAAGAGCGGCTAGGTCGGCGTGTGCAACCAGCGCTTACAGCCGAGCTGAAAATTGACGGTTTAGCCATAGCGTTAACGTATACGCAGGGTGTGCTGACCATTGGGGCAACGCGAGGCGATGGGGTTGAAGGCGAAAACGTCACGCCCAACGTGCGCACCATCCCAGCCATTCCGCTCCGCATTCCGATAGATCCGGCCGTGGAACCTGTGCCGACGCGGCTGGAGGTCCGTGGTGAAGTATACATGCGGCGTAGCGACTTTGAACAACTCAACGAGCGATTGCTAGAGCGTGGCGAGCGACCTTTTGCCAATCCGCGCAATGCTGCGGCTGGAAGCGTGCGTCAGCTTAATCCACAAGTGACCGCGTCGCGGCCGCTAAACTTTTTTGCTTACGGCATCGGTCCGGTTGCAGGCGCTGCGGTCCCAGAGAGTCAATACGATGTGCTTCAGTGGTTACGGCGTTTGGGCTTCCCCGTAAATCCGCACGCGCAAAGGCTCAGTCACGTTGACGAAGCAATAGCCTATTGCCGACAGTGGACCGAAGCCCGTGACACCTTAGACTATGAAATCGACGGCGTGGTGCTCAAGATTGACCACCGACCGTACCAGGCACTTCTAGGTAACATTTCCAATGCGCCTCGCTGGGCTATCGCATACAAGTTTCCGGCCCGTGAGGCGACAACGCGCCTGCGCAACATTATCGTGAACGTGGGGCGCACCGGCGTCGTCAAGCCTGAAGCCGTGCTAGAGCCAGTGGAAATCGGTGGCGTGACCGTTTCGCAGGCCACGTTGCACAATGAGGACTATGTACGCAAGCGAGACATTCGAATTGGCGATTTGGTGGTGGTGATTCGTGCAGGCGACGTCATTCCTCAGGTGGTGCGGCCGGTTATTGAAGTGCGCACAGGTGCCGAAATACCCTGGCGCATGCCTGAGCGCTGTCCTTCATGTGGCAGTCCGCTGGTGCGCTTGCCCGGAGAAGTGGACTACTACTGCTTAGCTTCCGACTGTCCAGCCCAGTTTGTGCGGCTACTGGAGCACTTTGCCAGCCGGGATGCGATGGACATTGAAGGGTTGGGCAGCCGCGTTGCCCGCCAACTTGCCGCGTCGGGGTTTGTGCGGCGTCTGTCGGATCTCTACCAGCTGCGGTTGGAGGAGCTATTGCAGCTGGAGGGAT contains:
- the ligA gene encoding NAD-dependent DNA ligase LigA; amino-acid sequence: MATSMPTLFDTSEAQLMEATQALLRAVRSGLPEQLSLREATELAARLRAVLQQHAYRYYVLDRPLIPDAEYDVLWAALERLEARFPELVTPDSPTQRVGGPPLERFEKVRHPEPLLSLNNAFREEDVRAWYERCCRMLEERLGRRVQPALTAELKIDGLAIALTYTQGVLTIGATRGDGVEGENVTPNVRTIPAIPLRIPIDPAVEPVPTRLEVRGEVYMRRSDFEQLNERLLERGERPFANPRNAAAGSVRQLNPQVTASRPLNFFAYGIGPVAGAAVPESQYDVLQWLRRLGFPVNPHAQRLSHVDEAIAYCRQWTEARDTLDYEIDGVVLKIDHRPYQALLGNISNAPRWAIAYKFPAREATTRLRNIIVNVGRTGVVKPEAVLEPVEIGGVTVSQATLHNEDYVRKRDIRIGDLVVVIRAGDVIPQVVRPVIEVRTGAEIPWRMPERCPSCGSPLVRLPGEVDYYCLASDCPAQFVRLLEHFASRDAMDIEGLGSRVARQLAASGFVRRLSDLYQLRLEELLQLEGFAETRARNLLAAIEASKRRPLSRLLFGLGIRHVGKTTAELLVQHVDSLDALAAATVDQLAAIEGIGPVTAESIVDWFRVEDNRKLIEAFKTLGVNTRRLPEEAPAQLAESPVRGKTFVLTGTLPTLTRHEAEELIKKAGGRVASSVSRNTDYVVVGENPGSKYDRARALGIPLLDEAGLLRLLGK
- the nagB gene encoding glucosamine-6-phosphate deaminase, with amino-acid sequence MLVEIFPNYEALSNRAYEIVATELRRKPNCVLGFATGSTPLGLYQRLVEGYQRGELDFAKVVTFNLDEYVGLPPSHPQSYHYFMWENLFKHININPSNVHIPNGMVDDIEFHCEWYEEQIRRAGGIDLQILGIGPNGHLAFNEPGSSLGSRTRIKTLSRATIQANARFFGSLEAVPRYAITMGIGTIMEARKLLLLASGKAKARAVRAMLEGPISAMVPATIVQLHRFAHVLLDAEAASELEYSHHDGISEPFDVH
- a CDS encoding helix-turn-helix domain-containing protein, with amino-acid sequence MRRLAHDLRRIREKRRRSLQAVHNETKIALELLQHFERTALYDHERYNPVYLRSFARTYASALGIDPAQVLEALELAQEGLYRNQLAVQYLGEAPLPEEGGTMPEEITAITPERPAEVEEEASRTSETPALPLSVGPGGLERLERRSQWRIGVVIVLLLAVVIGFLWWWLRPLPAPEPLPLPSPAVVPVDTGRAVLVPETTAAVASALRWVLGDTIIASVIAAFDKVDPIRIRVDNDLRRPYWIEQGDTLQLSFTQRIILEEQLNDIQLLLDGHPYPTDRRDLQGRLVITREGLQAYLDSLAR